CCGATTTAATTTTAATGGATTTACAAATGCCTCTACTTAGCGGATATGAAGCAACTTCCATGATTCGAGCAAAAGAAAAAGAGACAAATACCCATACTCCTATTATCGCTCTCACCGCAGGAACAGTCAAAGGAGAAAGAGAAAAGTGTTTACAATTAGGTATGGATGATTATTTAAGCAAACCGATTATTTCTAATCAATTATTAACTATTATCAAGAATTTTTTACCAATTTAAAGGGTGCTGAAAAGTGTTTTGAGGAAGCAAAAGCAAAAGGCACAACTAAATATTTGACAATTAGTAGCTTCTAACTCTCAACTCGTTACTTGTTTCTTCTCAATACCCCAATAAACGAATCTCTAACTTATTCCTCATTAACACGACTAATTTTATTGAAAAAATAATCTTCTTTATAATTAAGATGACGGGCAATTTCTAAGGCTTTTTGCCAGTATTGAAGTGCTTGATTTTCTTCTTCTTTTTGTTGATAAATTATTGCCATATAATCATAAGTATTCATTAAACCATAAAGATTATAAGACTGTTGTTCTATCTTGATTAATTCTTGATAGATTTGCAGTGCCGAATCCCATTGCTCATATTCTTGATATAGTTTTCCTAGTTTCTTAAGAGCATCTCCTGCGATCGCATATTGTTGATTACTCCAAGCAGTGTTAAAGGCTTCTTGATAAGATTGACTAGCAGATTGAGGGTCATTTAAACTTTTATAATCATCGCCAATGGCAATTTTTAACATAGCTAAAGAAGCTAAATTTTGATTTTGTAAACCATTTTCCACTAATTCCTCTTTATATTTAACAGAATTAGCAGGATTAACTAAAGCCTGACTTATTTCAGCTAACTTCCGTAAATAAATACCTTCTCCTAAATAGTCCTCATTTTGACGGGCAATTTCTAAAAGTTCCTTAAAAATGGGTTCAGCACTGTAATAGTCGAACTTGGCAAGATAAAGATTTCCTAACTTTTCCAAACTTGACTTAATTTGATCAGTATCATTATTGTTACGGGCAATTTCTAAATTACTTTGATTGAGAGTAATAGACTGATCTATATTGTGCAAAACTTCATGGGCATCAATTAAAATAGCCAAAAAATCCTCATCTAATTCTTTATTTTCTGTGGCTTGACTTTCAATTATATTTAATCGTTCTGTGAGAAAATTAATATCTTGATTTCTACTTTTATCCCAAGCTACTTTACCCACCTGATTAATCATTTTTATCTCAGCTTCTATGCCCAAATATCTACTTAAATTAATAGCTTCATACCACGCAGAAAAGGCATCATCATCATTACCTTGAGATAATTCTGCACCAGCTAAATTATTTAACTCATCAATTCTATTTCTAATTCTTTTTTTCTCAAATGGGGTAATTTCTCTGTCAATACTAGGAATTAAATCACTACTAAAATTTGTAGTTAAAGGATT
This is a stretch of genomic DNA from Cyanobacterium aponinum PCC 10605. It encodes these proteins:
- a CDS encoding tetratricopeptide repeat protein, which produces MKLLRYFFLKQLSFFFWLTLLFNPHISVAQEIKKPNPLTTNFSSDLIPSIDREITPFEKKRIRNRIDELNNLAGAELSQGNDDDAFSAWYEAINLSRYLGIEAEIKMINQVGKVAWDKSRNQDINFLTERLNIIESQATENKELDEDFLAILIDAHEVLHNIDQSITLNQSNLEIARNNNDTDQIKSSLEKLGNLYLAKFDYYSAEPIFKELLEIARQNEDYLGEGIYLRKLAEISQALVNPANSVKYKEELVENGLQNQNLASLAMLKIAIGDDYKSLNDPQSASQSYQEAFNTAWSNQQYAIAGDALKKLGKLYQEYEQWDSALQIYQELIKIEQQSYNLYGLMNTYDYMAIIYQQKEEENQALQYWQKALEIARHLNYKEDYFFNKISRVNEE